From Candidatus Syntrophoarchaeum caldarius, the proteins below share one genomic window:
- a CDS encoding Cellulosome anchoring protein, cohesin region domain protein: MSGDGNRLIFGGTDATTGDPILYMVNADGTGLTQLNLPDLGGRGIGWVTIDEDGSRGFFQAGIGAHNHQLYKVQDSTVTKIFDVADYPEIDRCDHPQTTADGEYVYFVDTDDLWRIRHNGGAPEKVIEDTEVPRVDSNGENAWKVGDFAISADASTIVFRSQGFVDPTNYYGISSKEELFVLDGSGYRQLTNDIGNVYKTHMGISGDGTTIVFASGGKWYSIRSDGSAKTVLETYGANFGGLDMTYDGTKMFYADSDANGGRLTNTDGSGRLDVFPGWNVAAITLAVTGSASISNDGRRVAFVFQYSSWPFKEALYVGYLNDTDAVSDAPTIHNIAFDPTSMPKDPNARIILTSQISDPQGLADIERTSTDALLDGVLESGNANLPVYFYYDVHDDGSPPDQTADDGVFSTEGQPGGKIDELDRMTVRIGAMDASKTVVVADTILPIGEITPAPTSAPSVTPPEFSGLIFESRSKSSGSTVQIPLTLKGVTDKIGNMDITLSYDPSVLEATEVIKGGLTTTSLFEYNLIDWGTIKISLADKAGFSGDGSIAYVKFNVIGYEGSVSPLEIVSLSANRAADLAAMDIPTQDGLFTVLSVEECRGDCNGDGKITAADALCALQMAVGKRAEDLVMDVSEDGKVSSIDARKILRVAAGLEML; encoded by the coding sequence ATGAGCGGTGACGGTAACAGGCTGATCTTTGGCGGTACGGACGCCACCACCGGCGACCCCATCCTGTACATGGTGAACGCCGACGGCACAGGCCTAACCCAACTCAATCTACCAGATCTCGGTGGACGGGGGATTGGGTGGGTGACCATTGATGAGGATGGCTCCCGGGGTTTCTTCCAGGCGGGTATTGGCGCACATAACCACCAGTTGTATAAGGTCCAAGACAGCACAGTCACCAAAATCTTTGACGTTGCTGACTACCCGGAGATCGACAGGTGCGACCACCCGCAGACCACGGCCGATGGGGAATACGTCTATTTTGTGGATACTGATGATTTATGGCGAATAAGGCACAACGGTGGTGCGCCAGAGAAGGTCATCGAGGACACAGAAGTACCCCGTGTAGACTCAAATGGAGAAAATGCCTGGAAGGTGGGAGACTTCGCCATCTCGGCTGACGCCAGCACCATCGTCTTTAGGTCTCAGGGCTTCGTGGACCCCACCAACTACTATGGCATCAGCTCCAAGGAGGAGTTGTTCGTCCTGGATGGAAGTGGCTACCGCCAACTGACCAACGATATAGGCAACGTCTACAAGACTCACATGGGCATCAGCGGGGATGGTACGACTATCGTGTTCGCCTCGGGGGGAAAATGGTATTCCATACGTTCCGACGGTAGCGCCAAAACCGTGCTGGAAACTTATGGGGCAAACTTCGGAGGGCTGGACATGACCTACGACGGCACGAAGATGTTCTATGCTGATTCTGATGCCAATGGGGGCAGGTTGACCAATACCGATGGCTCAGGGCGACTTGATGTCTTCCCTGGGTGGAATGTAGCAGCCATCACCCTTGCGGTCACCGGAAGCGCATCCATCAGCAATGATGGGCGCCGGGTTGCTTTTGTCTTCCAGTATAGCAGCTGGCCCTTCAAGGAGGCTTTGTATGTCGGCTACCTCAATGACACGGATGCCGTGTCCGACGCTCCCACCATCCATAACATCGCCTTCGACCCTACCTCCATGCCCAAGGATCCCAATGCCAGAATCATCCTTACCTCTCAGATCAGCGACCCGCAGGGTCTGGCAGATATTGAGCGTACCAGCACCGACGCACTCCTTGATGGCGTGCTGGAGAGCGGTAATGCGAATCTGCCTGTCTACTTTTACTACGACGTACATGACGACGGTTCTCCGCCAGACCAGACCGCTGATGATGGCGTTTTCAGCACCGAAGGTCAGCCGGGTGGCAAAATTGATGAGTTGGATCGGATGACGGTGCGTATAGGTGCCATGGACGCCAGTAAGACAGTGGTGGTGGCTGACACTATTTTACCAATTGGTGAAATCACACCAGCTCCAACGTCTGCACCTTCCGTTACACCACCTGAATTCTCAGGCTTAATCTTCGAATCACGCAGCAAATCGAGTGGCAGCACGGTTCAAATACCCCTCACTTTGAAAGGGGTTACGGATAAAATCGGAAACATGGACATAACCCTGAGCTATGACCCTTCTGTTCTTGAAGCAACAGAGGTTATCAAAGGGGGTTTAACAACAACTTCTTTATTCGAGTACAATTTAATAGACTGGGGTACGATAAAGATAAGCTTAGCTGATAAAGCGGGATTTAGTGGGGATGGCTCTATTGCTTACGTGAAGTTCAACGTGATTGGATACGAGGGCTCGGTCTCTCCATTGGAAATCGTAAGCCTGTCTGCAAACAGGGCAGCAGATCTGGCAGCTATGGATATTCCCACACAGGATGGATTGTTTACAGTATTAAGTGTTGAAGAATGCAGGGGAGATTGTAACGGAGATGGGAAGATAACTGCTGCAGATGCACTCTGCGCATTGCAGATGGCGGTGGGTAAGCGAGCTGAAGATTTGGTTATGGATGTTAGTGAAGATGGAAAGGTTTCATCCATTGATGCAAGGAAGATACTGAGAGTTGCTGCTGGGTTGGAGATGCTGTGA
- a CDS encoding secreted protein containing Cellulosome anchoring protein, cohesin region domain protein produces MNIVNFLKGRSQIFVFGVIVAVLLTSAVGVVSGGESGESQTTPTFDCQEYCNKMVEESGAETLKINGLPCQDWCKNRMDGCKERFEKEGVKGAKLVGLTDDAFHECKCVDEEGKRAYCFFPYVFWKEEDCPVCSALGIKLHDFMVTTMYSNTDHLCCVHSDKEAYERGKSSNWVSGIEYYLAIDATSTTGDAQKIFKKERDSYLKIPQERGPEILEGKDGDGDRFVYFTHDVNPTHSKVKYSTDWSIRGTILYKEIYVITVGVRYVKDKNDAQQRFYKLEECAKAVIDEKNKKRIFGRAFLDDKTRRYPYGGLRNAKVELKHNGNIYKDYTDDGGFFEFDAEVEMDDQITLTLYLEDEVNGKNYIKIFDKQSTNPSDPVYIEKTCRITDEDLRNGIDFIFDKNSITSGYRSGSSSSVLSGLVKEYIIFEDAVAFALEKLKTDIHNVSIHANNPNAKTECKSHSEENSACYDPTTRQIILGPNYVKLWPNQDSGFLSPYTEFHEFGHHIMFCHKEYLRDISYQVINHGGMMNPTTHDSLCEGEADFMALLMYEYKSYIISRFAEPSSVMGGKNFEVNYKAWLMEGNINREDIAVASLLWDLYDVKNPKHPERLDDKHFPSQNKVYDECNLSLQDMWSILKSSNCINVWNLYIVLTKTYPADKQKIDNLFIAHGFFRDKESGNGSYDGPVMYENVTMEGELERIYFCGEPYHDKNNNGVRDANEPFVDLGHGHKFPGGQVYTANEDVVGTASNYLMFGTPTKVGRQIGPIVKNSYILVKNEETQEFLVKVEFEPEYSYYNYEYMTSSPEGLLYISFPPPEYKTTVTITPISENYVAEKPLKIESEEYFDLISKSTDENHFLEHEFDLQPIKEAYVLGLTFESRSKSSGSTVQIPLTLRGIKEKIGNMDITLSYDPSVLDAKEVIKGSLTTKSLFDYNILDGTIKISLADEEGFSEDGSIAHLKFNVIGAEGSSSPLTIVAIAANKAEDYETLEVPTNDGMFKVISMEESRGDGDGDGGFTALDALYALQMAVGKIPEDLAMDMNGDGSVTSLDAQKILKIAVGEE; encoded by the coding sequence ATGAACATTGTTAATTTTTTGAAAGGTAGAAGTCAAATATTTGTGTTTGGAGTTATCGTAGCCGTTTTACTGACTTCAGCAGTTGGGGTTGTGTCAGGTGGAGAATCTGGAGAATCTCAAACAACACCCACTTTTGATTGCCAAGAATACTGTAATAAAATGGTAGAAGAAAGTGGAGCGGAAACGTTGAAAATAAATGGATTACCTTGCCAGGATTGGTGTAAAAATAGAATGGATGGCTGTAAAGAGAGATTTGAAAAGGAGGGAGTTAAAGGTGCGAAGCTCGTTGGTCTAACAGACGACGCCTTTCATGAGTGTAAATGTGTAGATGAGGAAGGGAAAAGAGCATACTGTTTTTTCCCTTACGTATTTTGGAAAGAAGAGGATTGCCCTGTATGTAGTGCGTTGGGAATAAAATTACACGATTTTATGGTGACGACGATGTATAGCAACACTGATCACTTATGTTGTGTCCATTCTGACAAGGAAGCTTATGAAAGAGGAAAATCGAGTAATTGGGTATCTGGAATTGAATACTACTTAGCAATAGATGCCACGAGTACCACTGGAGATGCTCAGAAAATATTTAAGAAAGAGCGTGACAGCTATCTGAAAATTCCACAAGAAAGGGGTCCTGAAATACTTGAGGGTAAAGATGGGGATGGCGATAGATTTGTTTATTTTACACACGACGTAAACCCCACTCATAGTAAAGTAAAATATTCAACTGACTGGTCAATCCGTGGAACGATCCTCTATAAGGAAATATACGTGATCACGGTCGGTGTCAGGTATGTTAAGGATAAAAATGATGCGCAACAGAGATTCTATAAACTGGAAGAATGTGCTAAAGCAGTTATAGATGAAAAAAATAAGAAGAGAATATTTGGAAGAGCTTTTTTGGATGATAAAACGCGCAGATATCCATATGGGGGCCTTCGCAATGCTAAAGTGGAGCTCAAACATAATGGGAATATATATAAAGACTACACTGACGATGGTGGCTTCTTTGAGTTTGATGCAGAAGTTGAGATGGATGACCAGATTACATTAACACTTTATCTCGAAGATGAGGTCAACGGAAAGAACTACATTAAAATATTTGACAAACAAAGTACAAACCCTTCAGATCCTGTTTATATTGAGAAAACGTGTAGGATAACAGATGAAGACTTGAGGAATGGAATCGACTTTATTTTCGATAAAAATTCCATTACTTCAGGGTATCGCTCAGGGAGCAGCAGTTCAGTACTTTCAGGATTGGTTAAAGAATATATCATTTTTGAGGACGCCGTGGCGTTTGCATTAGAAAAACTCAAAACAGACATCCACAATGTTTCAATCCACGCCAACAACCCAAACGCCAAGACAGAGTGTAAGAGCCATTCTGAAGAAAATTCTGCCTGTTACGATCCAACTACTCGACAAATAATTTTGGGGCCAAATTATGTTAAACTCTGGCCCAATCAGGATTCGGGTTTCCTATCTCCCTATACTGAGTTCCACGAGTTTGGACATCACATAATGTTTTGTCATAAGGAGTATCTCCGCGATATTTCCTATCAAGTAATCAATCATGGGGGGATGATGAATCCGACTACACACGACTCGTTATGTGAAGGTGAAGCTGACTTTATGGCATTGCTAATGTATGAATACAAGTCATATATAATCTCAAGATTTGCTGAACCCAGTAGTGTAATGGGAGGCAAAAACTTTGAAGTTAATTACAAGGCGTGGCTCATGGAGGGCAATATAAACAGGGAAGACATTGCAGTAGCCTCTTTGCTATGGGATCTCTATGATGTCAAAAATCCGAAACATCCGGAGAGATTAGATGATAAGCATTTCCCCAGTCAGAACAAGGTTTATGATGAATGTAACCTTTCTCTTCAAGATATGTGGTCCATTCTCAAAAGCTCCAACTGCATTAACGTCTGGAATTTGTACATTGTGCTAACAAAGACGTATCCTGCAGATAAACAGAAAATAGATAACCTGTTCATCGCCCATGGTTTCTTCCGGGATAAAGAAAGTGGTAATGGTTCATATGATGGACCAGTAATGTACGAGAACGTAACCATGGAGGGAGAACTGGAGAGAATTTATTTCTGTGGTGAACCCTACCATGATAAAAATAACAATGGAGTTCGTGATGCCAATGAACCCTTTGTTGACCTAGGACATGGCCATAAGTTTCCAGGCGGGCAGGTATATACTGCCAACGAGGATGTAGTCGGCACGGCGAGTAACTACCTCATGTTCGGTACACCGACTAAAGTGGGTAGACAGATTGGACCGATAGTGAAGAATTCTTATATCCTCGTAAAAAATGAGGAGACACAAGAATTCCTAGTCAAAGTTGAATTCGAACCAGAATATAGCTATTACAACTACGAATACATGACTAGCTCTCCTGAAGGGCTGCTGTACATCTCCTTCCCGCCACCTGAATATAAGACCACAGTCACAATTACCCCAATATCCGAAAACTACGTGGCAGAAAAACCCCTTAAAATTGAATCTGAGGAATACTTTGATTTAATTTCGAAATCCACAGATGAAAACCACTTCCTTGAACATGAATTTGACCTTCAGCCTATAAAAGAGGCATACGTCTTAGGTCTAACCTTCGAATCCCGCAGCAAATCGAGCGGAAGCACAGTTCAAATCCCGCTCACGTTGAGAGGGATTAAAGAAAAAATCGGAAACATGGATATAACCCTAAGCTATGACCCTTCAGTTTTAGATGCAAAAGAAGTCATCAAAGGAAGCTTAACAACTAAGTCTCTCTTCGATTACAATATTCTGGATGGAACGATAAAGATAAGTTTGGCTGACGAGGAGGGATTCAGTGAGGATGGCTCTATTGCCCATCTCAAGTTCAATGTGATTGGTGCTGAGGGTTCATCATCCCCCCTAACAATTGTTGCAATTGCAGCAAATAAGGCTGAAGATTACGAAACTCTGGAGGTTCCAACCAATGACGGTATGTTCAAAGTAATAAGCATGGAGGAAAGTAGAGGTGACGGCGACGGTGATGGCGGGTTT